The Gordonia terrae genome contains the following window.
TGGAAGCCGCGGGCGCTGCCCATGATGTTGCCGCCACCATGGAACCAGACGAGGACCTTGTCCTCCGCCGCCCCCTCCGCCGCGACGCGCAGCACGGGAACTCCGCCGACCTCGTCCTCGGACGGTTCGACACCCTCGGGCAGTGCGAATTGCAGGAACAGTCGATCGTAGGCCTCGCGTAGGTCGTCGACCGTCGCTGTCGCGGGGTCGGGGAAGCCCTCGAGGTACATCTTCTCAACGCGTTCGAGCGCAGGTGTCCTGGCCATGATTCCTCCGAATGAAATTGGTTCCGAATGAGATTGGGTCCGAATGAGATTGGTTGACATCGCGGCGGGGGTCACAAGGCGTCGACGGAGAGGTCCATCACCGAATCGTCGACGTCGCGGGCGATTGCGGATTCGGCGATCACCACGGGCAACACGTTGCGAGCGAAGAACTCGGCGGCGGCCACCTTGCCCTCGTAGAACGCGCGGTCTCGGCTGCGCCCCGCCTGCGCCGTCGCGAGTGCATCTCGCGCGACGTCGGCGCCGCGGAGAAGCAACCAGGCCACCACGAGGTCACCGAGCATGAACATGAGGGGCGTGGCATTCAATCCGACGCGGTAGACGTTGGTCGCGCGGCCACCTTCGGACCGCGGATCAGAGGCCGTCAGGTCGGCGACCATTCCGATCACCACGTCGCGGACGGCCCGGGCAGCCTCCGCCAGCAAGGCGCTCTCCCCCGCCGGCCCCTGTTGTCCGTCCCGACCGGCGAAGCTGCTGATCTCGCCGAAAAGATGATCGACGGCGACACACTTGTTCCTCGCGATCTTGCGGAAGAACAGGTCTTGCGCCTGCATCGCCGTCGTGCCCTCGTACAGGGTGTCGATCTTCGCGTCGCGCACGTATTGCTCGATCGGGTGGTCCTGCAGGTAACCCGAACCTCCCAGGGTTTGCAGCGATTCGGTACCGAGGACTGTCCACGACCGTTCGGAGCCATAGCCCTTGACGATCGGGAGAAGGAGATCGTTCACCGCCTCGGCCAGTCGGGTGTCGGAGCCGTCGGCGGCACCGATCGCGATCTCGTCCTGCCACGAAGCCGCGTACAGAACCAATGACCTGAGACCCTCGGCATAGGCCTTCTGCGTGAGCAGGGAGCGTCGGATGTCCGGATGGGCGGTGATGGGAACCCGTGGGGCGCCGGGATTCGAACCCTGAGCGAGGTCTGCACCCTGCACCCTGTCCTTGGCGTACTCCAGGGCGTTGAGGTATCCCGTCGAGAGTGTCGCAATCGCTTTGCAGCCCACCATCATCCGTGTGTCCTCGAGTACGTCGAACATCTGGTTGATCCCGTCATGGACCTCACCGAGGAGCCACCCGCGCGCCGGCCCGTCCGCGCCGAGCGTCATCTCGCAGGTCGCCGACACCTTGACCCCCATCTTCTTCTCGATCCTGGTCGCATACACCCCATTGCGCTCACCCGTGAGTTCGCCGGTCGCGACGTCGAAGTGATACTTCGGCACCAGGAACAGGCTGAGGCCCTTGGTTCCGGGTCCACCCGCTCCCTCGACCCCGACCGGACGGGCGAGCACGAGGTGGAGGATGTTGTCGGCCAGATCGTGCTCGCCGGCGGTGATGAACCGCTTCACCCCGACGAGGCTCCACGTACCGTCGTCGTTGCGCGTTGCGGTTGTCTTCCCGGCGCCGACGTCCGAACCCGCATCCGGTTCGGTGAGCATCATGGTCACACCCCAGTGTCGCGAGGCGACGATCTCCGCGATCCGCTTGTCGCGCTCCGTTCCGCGTCGCCAGACCACCCGGCTCCCGGTCGGGAAGGCCAGGTAGGTCCAGAGGGTCGGATGAGCCCCGAGGACGAACTCCGCCAGCGCCCAGTTGAGCGAACTCGGTGCGGCGGTGCCGCCGAGCTCGGGAAGCACGCGAAACCGCCACCACTCGGCGTCGAGCCACGTCTTGTAGGTGGACGCGTAGGACGCCGGTACCGCAACTGTTCCCGCGGCGGGATCGAAAGTGGTCTCCGCGCGGTCGGAGTCGGCAAAGGAGTCGGCGAGGCGCTCTCGTGCCAGCTGCTCCACTTCCCGCAGAGCCATCCGCGCGGTCTCACCGTCGACTTCCCGGAACGGTCCGACGCCGAAAACCTGGTCGCGACCGAACAACTCGAACAAATTGAACTCGACGTCGCGCAAGTTACTCCGGTAGTGCCCCACTGTCGATCACCTCTCCCTCCACCGACGCGCTCACCGGGATTCCCGTGTCAGCGGCGCCGACGCCCTCTGGTTCTGTCAGTCCTCGGCCCGTGCGTAGATCGGCAGGAGTACCGCCGCGGAGTCGACGAGCATCTTGGGATCGACCAGCAGGTGCTGTGTCGCGACGTGCATGTCCCGCACGTAGCGGCCGAGTGTGCTGGTGGAACCGATGCTCTTGCTCCCACCCCAGCGATGGGCGAACTCCACCGCGTCCAGGGCGACCTCGTGCACCCACGACAGCATCTGGGTGACGCGGGCGACGTGCTCGGGAGTGATCGGCTCACCCGCGGCCACAGTATTCTCTGCCGTCGTCGTGACGTCGTAGACGTAGAGTCGGGCAGCGCGGAGATTGGCTTCCTTCCGGGCGAAGTCGATTCGGAAGAAGTCGGCTTCGCCCACTGGGATCGTGTAGTTGGGACGCATCTTTCCCGTCGTCAGGTCGGCGACCAGTTCCAGTGCACGAGTGGCGATGCCGAGTGCGATCGAGGCGTGCGGCAGTCCACCGGCCAGTTCGTTGGTCAGTTGGTACATGACATCCGGCCGCGTCGCCGTGCCGCCGAAGGTCGGTGTCGTGTACTCGGCCGGTACGAACTGTTTGGTCACCCGGTAGTCATGGCTGCCGGTGCCCGCGAGACCCCAGACGTCCCAGTTCTTCGTGAACTCGACCTGGTCTTTGGGCATCAGAGCGATGCGTGCCTGTGGCTGACCGTTCTCACCCAGAATCGGAGCACCGTTCTCGTCGGCGACGATGAAGCCGGCTCCGATCCAGGTCGCATGGTCCGAACCGCTGGCGAAGGAATAGTCGCCGTCGATGATGTAGCCGCCGTCGACCTGGATGCCCATGTGCCGGGGCAGGAGCTGACCGGCCGCGATGAAGGGACGATCGGCGCTGAACACGGTCGCCGCGACCTCCGGTGCAAGGTAGCCCACGACGCCGGCAGTACCCCACTCGCTGGCCATCCAGGCCCAGCCCACCGAGGCGTCGGCCTTGGTCACCTCCTCGAAGACGCGCATACCCTCGCTGGGCAGCAGACCCCCACCCCCCAGGTCCTCGGGGATCAACATTCCGTGCAAACCCAACTCGACCAATGCATCGGCCACGGGCTTGGTGATGGTGCGCTCCCGTTCGATCGCCTCGGCCTCGTCGCGGATCAGCGACGCGATCGAGCGAGCACGCTCGAGGTAGTCCGCCTCCCTCGAGGACGCTTGGGTGGCTTCGGGGCTCAGAACTTCGGTCATGACGATGCCTTCCGTGCAGAGATGTCCGTCCGCCGTGGCCGCTTCGATCCAGCGGGACACGACCGGCGTCGGGTGAACTCTCGGTGTTCGACGTTCCCCCGCCGAATCACCGGATGTGAGTAAGCTAACATAGTAAGTACTAATGTCAATACCTGATTTTGCAGGTAGCACGGTTGTTGACCATCCGCACCAGGCATAGTAATCATTAACCAACGTTCCCAGCCTCGCGGCGAACCGAGTTTCACGGCCGCACCGAATTCGCGGTCGGGCGAATACATCGAGGAAGCAGGATTCCCGCCATGCGCATCGGCACAGTTCTCGGCCACGGCCGAGATTTCGATCAGATCGCCTCCGAGACAGTGGATTACGAGTCAGTCGGGCTCGATTCGGCAACTCTCGGCGAGGCCTACACCTTCGACGCGGTGTCCCAGCTCGGATTCCTGGCCGCGCGGACCACGTCGATCGAGCTCGCCACGGGGATTCTCGCGCTCGACGCACGAACTCCCGCAACGCTGGCGATGACCGCGGCCGGGCTCGACTACGTGTCGAAGGGGCGGTTCCGGCTCGGGATCGGCGCCTCGGGACCCCAGGTCGTGGAAGGATTCCACGGCGTCGCGTTCGAGCACGCCGTCGGGAAGACCCGCGAGACCATCGAGATCTGCCGCACGGTGTGGCGACGGGAACCGCTGCGCCACCAGGGCCGCCGATTCCAGATCCCCGTTCCGCCCGATCGTGGAACCGG
Protein-coding sequences here:
- a CDS encoding acyl-CoA dehydrogenase; this translates as MGHYRSNLRDVEFNLFELFGRDQVFGVGPFREVDGETARMALREVEQLARERLADSFADSDRAETTFDPAAGTVAVPASYASTYKTWLDAEWWRFRVLPELGGTAAPSSLNWALAEFVLGAHPTLWTYLAFPTGSRVVWRRGTERDKRIAEIVASRHWGVTMMLTEPDAGSDVGAGKTTATRNDDGTWSLVGVKRFITAGEHDLADNILHLVLARPVGVEGAGGPGTKGLSLFLVPKYHFDVATGELTGERNGVYATRIEKKMGVKVSATCEMTLGADGPARGWLLGEVHDGINQMFDVLEDTRMMVGCKAIATLSTGYLNALEYAKDRVQGADLAQGSNPGAPRVPITAHPDIRRSLLTQKAYAEGLRSLVLYAASWQDEIAIGAADGSDTRLAEAVNDLLLPIVKGYGSERSWTVLGTESLQTLGGSGYLQDHPIEQYVRDAKIDTLYEGTTAMQAQDLFFRKIARNKCVAVDHLFGEISSFAGRDGQQGPAGESALLAEAARAVRDVVIGMVADLTASDPRSEGGRATNVYRVGLNATPLMFMLGDLVVAWLLLRGADVARDALATAQAGRSRDRAFYEGKVAAAEFFARNVLPVVIAESAIARDVDDSVMDLSVDAL
- a CDS encoding acyl-CoA dehydrogenase family protein; the encoded protein is MTEVLSPEATQASSREADYLERARSIASLIRDEAEAIERERTITKPVADALVELGLHGMLIPEDLGGGGLLPSEGMRVFEEVTKADASVGWAWMASEWGTAGVVGYLAPEVAATVFSADRPFIAAGQLLPRHMGIQVDGGYIIDGDYSFASGSDHATWIGAGFIVADENGAPILGENGQPQARIALMPKDQVEFTKNWDVWGLAGTGSHDYRVTKQFVPAEYTTPTFGGTATRPDVMYQLTNELAGGLPHASIALGIATRALELVADLTTGKMRPNYTIPVGEADFFRIDFARKEANLRAARLYVYDVTTTAENTVAAGEPITPEHVARVTQMLSWVHEVALDAVEFAHRWGGSKSIGSTSTLGRYVRDMHVATQHLLVDPKMLVDSAAVLLPIYARAED